The region CCGTAttctttaaattaatattaaaaaaaaaaagaataaacaaCTGTCTTATATTACCTCTGGTTATTATATCTGAACATTAGGTAACTAACTGTAAGTAGGAATTGAAGtttgctttctttttttgtttttaggaAGTTTGTTTTTTAAAGTGTGAATTTTATTACACTAAGGGCACATTCTAAGTTTTATTCactgtatattattatttaccatGAATGAGATTTTTCACAtgtttacagggcgtttggttggagggagggaatttggtgggaaaagaattgtaattccatgggaaaagaataatgcgagaataaagtgggagtttaaattccattgtttggtatgcaggaataaaattactgggaatttcaattccaatgtttggtatgcatgggaattgagagggaataagtaatataaagtcGAAAATgcctattgttgttgttgttgttgttatttatttatttatttattattattattattataatattcttaaatgacaagtatctattggacccactcaaacctaaaaaatataacatattaaattcaaaagtactcatctaccgtatctcttgaactaaaaaaaaaaaacccacaagCATTTGATTTGGGTAGTCAGAAATTTTGTAGAGTtatacatataaagaattcaaagaaacatacacaaaagttgttgtatataaacaatgcaaattttgaatagttgctgcatataaatatttaaaggaacaaacacaaagggaagtggaagaataatacactctatgattttgaagggaatgttagacatcaattttatgttaaaacAAGGGaggataattttgtctcaaggttatctttttttcttcctaaaatccatggaattaaaatcccggGGGGCCATGGAATTCTAATTctatgaaaatgagggaattgcaattccgcggaaattcaattccctccaaccaaacgaaggaatttagttctcttcggaattaagtgggaattacgtgggaaaggaattgtaattccctccaaccaaacaccctgttaGTGTATTAATTACACTTCCCTCTTTAGCTCGAatgtttacattttaattttttataatatttagtttaatattaatatataaaaattatacatttaaatattacattaaacTTACTAttcaatagaaaaaaaaaacataaaattctGAAATTACATTAAATAAGCAAAATAAAATGATTGATTTAATTAGAAGAATAAGCTTGAGTGTGATAAAGTTTTTTTTAGGTGACGAGAGAAATACATAGTTACTACATAAGGATGTGTACTAGCTAGACCCTATTATCGTATAATAATCCACAAACTACACATGAGAGATAAATTGTACTAAAGATCATGTGTAATGCGCTCGACTACAAGAATGTTggtaagaatcaaacttgtgacATTCAAATATGTGAGTCATATTTCTCCTACTCGATCACCACTTCCAAGGTATGCCactttatttacaatttaatttttataatatttacttTAATATCAATGTGTAAAAATTCTACATTTAAATATTGCATGCATTAAACGTActattcaatataaaaaaataaaattttaaaattatattttagaaaagaaaaaaagaaaaagaagaattgatttaattataagaataagtTAGATCAGAGTATGATAAagcctcttttttttcttttttctttattttatgtggggttcaattaacttttttaagGATGTTTTATTGAACATATTGTATTTGTGttacatattatattgttaatacTAAAGCAAGTTGGaacattttcacaaaagcaataCAATCAACAATATTCGATCTCTATAAAGTAATGGTGAGATACACCCtcaattttattatgttttgttttattatatacGGCATATGTTATAAACTGTACGTTTCGacaaaacattataaaattcaGTGTAAAAGgctgaattatatatttataatgaatttttttaagtgaAAAAGAAACATGCAATTACTACTCAGGTGTACACTGAGTAAACATCGCTTAATGATCCTAATTCCTAACCAGTAAAAGATCAACTAATATAGGTTACTCATAGCTTTCCAACTTAAATAAAAAAGGCTAATAGGCTGCTCCCGCtaaaattaaacttgtaatattataattactaagTCAATCATTTGACCAAAACCTTGATTGTCgttgatattatatttttgtaaaaaaaaaaaaaaaagtagcataacattttttttaaaagaaaattgttaGGCAAGTAGCATATTTCCACTTGTATAGGCAGTATACTGAGCATATACACTGAATCGATTATTCTTAAGCATGAAGTAATTTAACCATGTACGTGTAGGTCTCAAGAAGCCAAACTTTTTGTCGTGCCTTTTATGGTTTAGTGTGTTTCATGTAAAGTTGTCTAACTTTGATGATTTGATCCACGGATAGTACTGAATGCATGGATTGTTCAAACCAGGACAGATTTGTACACACATCTCTCATATtcatatttgatatatatatatgatcttaattattttaaaatcgagttgttatgttaaaaaaatattttttaatattatccaTTACATACATGATGaataacacttgtgtgagaccgtctcacgagtctcaatctgtgagacgaGTCGAATTTTTGACTAATTAGTTGGATcgttgacctcattaatcaaatatccgaCCCGTATTACGATTTACACCTGTGAGACGaactcacacaaatttttgccttacAGGATTGATGTATGAAGCTTGAATTCAAGGTCATTTAAGATAAACCAAATTATCCCTAATTGTTTGACTTTAAGGTTGGTAGGGTTTTGATAATATAGTTTTAGAGGCAATAACAGTTGTAAAGTTTGGCAAGTTTGAGACACTAGCTTGTTAttagattttagtttttttttttaaatctaaaaaaCTATTTTTCTAGTTCGTATTTCTCTTTAGATTTAGAAGTGTTAATTGTAcattattgaaattttaaatacattttGATAAGTTATTTATCTTTTGTTATTAGTAGGTTTGAATTCGAAggaaattatattttctatatatCTACCATTAAAGGTACTAACATAAAAAGAGtgttattaacattttttttttgaaaaagagtgttattaacatttaaaatataattaatgtatttcTTGTCGGTTTATAAAATATGAGATGTGAGCGattataaaaatacaattaaatcaACTATTGGCTGAAGCTATTTAAGATCAAAAAATAAGTTTTACTTGATCGATCATATTCACAagaaagttaataaatatacaattaGATTATGAGtaactgttttcaaaaaaaagattatGAGTAACCATTCTTCTCTATCTTTCTCCTAGTCTTGGCATGTATGACTTAAAAGCTTATCAACTAAAATCTCgtgtttttatttaatcaaGCAATGCAACCAATTATTAAATATGGATTGGCATATATGCATTtggtttaatatttaataatgtgTTCCAACTTCCACGCGTGCGGATACACAATCATCACTTCATTAGTATGTGGGGTATGTGGATTATCCATTGTCTGAACCTTCTcaaagatttcaattttatttcgtTAATTATACCGCGCAAAGACACGACACAATTATATTAACAGTTAACACCAAAATTTTAGTATGGTAAACATGCAACTTTGGTACAAGGTAGGATTTTGTGTGGATTATGATAGCTTTGAAACCCCCTTTTACAGGACGCATAGTGTCCAATGGACAATGGTAACGTAACCCACTAACAAGAAGCTGCTCAATTATTGAAGCaataaaagagaaagaaagaaaaaggtttttattataaaataaattcgaTCCGTGTATATTAAATTAGACATTCAATTAGTAGATGAGAAGTCTAGCTTAAAACTTGTTCTCGGTCGTAGGGTGAGTTTATGAGATGatatatttattgattgaatttattttattataaaatcttTTTCTGTCATTCTAATGTTTTTGTTGCTTCAATAATTGAGCAACTTCTTGTTTATAGTCTATTGTTTATATGCAATATTAGATCGGGCCCCTACAAACATTTGAAAAGAGAAAACCTAATTATTAAGAAAGAATAGAATGGCTGCTTTTAATGATTAATGCCGTAAAAAAAACATGGTGggcttttttattaaaataataataataataaataaataaataaataattgggTGACTATGAAAACTCATCGTCATTATCTGAAAATATACATTGgataaattatattcttgtatAATAATCCACAAAACACGTACATGATAAGTAAACCGCACTAGGAAAAACTTATATGATGACTCAAAaatcgaactcatgaccttcaCGAACTTGAATTATTGAAGTTGGAATGAAGAATTCTATATcgttattaataatatatatatttatttatttattaactgTTAACATCTAtcctattatatatacaaaacacAATAACAtgtgtaatattaaaataattttcaatactACATACATATTACCATTTAAAATCATCTCAATATATAATGCATATTACAATCATGATTGTACTTGGTATTATTAAAAATCAACTCAATAATATCAAGTAGAATACCTGATTGTAATTGATATCTCTATTGAAATGATTTTCAATGATATCATGCATTTGAATAGTATTAgaaattatttcaatattacaaaaaatgaaaattttaatttttttaaatgtaaatcaCGAGTTGTTTTATGTCAATTTTTGTCCATGAGTCCACCCTATTAATCATTAAGTTATAATGCAAGTGTAATTTCGTCTATAATTAATATGACCTTTCAATTATATCATCTAATTATTTACTAAAGTGACATATTTAGTCCTTTGATAGATATTTGTCATTTTCTATGAAAAAACCACACATATTTACGAGCTTGCAACAATCTTGAATCAAGCATGCACCACTTGAGAGTGGACGTCCATGACAAGCGATTTGGGTTGGATGTGTTAGGTCAATTAATGACGTGGCATTTAAGTAACTACATTTCTGCTCAGCCGTCTACATCTTCacattttttgtataaataaatagacAAGTAAAAATAATGCCAATGGGATCCGACCATTTGGCAAAAGCATCCACGCAAATTTATCAAAGAATTGCCAAATTCATATGGTTCTTTGTATGGATGGGATGAGATGAGAGTGTGGGTTACACTCATATTGATTTATTCAAATCTTATTTAAATGAGACAAGTACAATACTACAATCCCGTATACATAGCTATCCATGTAATATAAGTCTCCAATACTACAATCCCGTATACATAGCTATCCATGTAATATAAGTCTCCGCATAAgcttatattactttttttttttaaatgatgagAGAAATCTGTAATTACTGTTCAAAAGTATGTATTGAGTATACCCACTTTTAATTAGGACCATAATTTACACAACTGTGTGaattatactattaaataattatatttttagtatattataaatgtactttttattatgatCTACACAGAGctagttttaattaaaatactaatataatgCAATAATGGCAAAACACACCCAAAAAAGGGGGGATTAGCAAACTGATCAACATAAAAGCCATGATAAGCTCAAACTGCCAtgtatattgaatttttttttttctatattttctgGCTTCTTGAAGCAATTGGTCGGAACTCAAACCCAGGTACATATCTCTCTCTACCTACGCTCTCTAACAATAAACTACCATACAAAATGTACATCGAATCATAATCTATACAAAGTTACACATATCCTCCTGTCTTCACTTTCAAAACTTCTCAAAAGTAATGGGCATGCCATAACCAACCAGAAAAGAAAGTGGCCATTTCTTGAATGTCAGGCCCAGATTAAGAAAGGAGAGATGATGCAGCAGCATTTTCAGTAGACTCGGCAATCCTCGCTGCCTCGGCTATTCTTAGCGCCATCATAGCTTTGTAAGTTGCTAGATCGGCATTTTCCATGAGCTGCTGCGCTTTCTGACGCTTGATAACGGCTAAACCCTCTTGTCTATTCGCAGCAGCTTTAGCTTCTTTCACCTTCAGAATGGCgctctgctgctgctgctgagcATCTTGTTCGGCTGCCAAGCCTGTAAACGGAATTTTATTTGAGATTACAAACAGGGGCATGCaacatattaaaagaaaatccTAGAACCAACCTGCAAAACCCTAGGTTATTCTGCTTTGACTAAGAAGCTAATGAGACCAATACCTAGTCCAATCATTTACCAAGAAACGAAAAACACAGATATTCCTAAGCATCCCAGAGACGGTCAAACCTCTACCTTCTCTACCGAGGCAAGAAAAATTATCTACATTGATGGGCTGGGCTGTATAACATTGTAGTTGCTATGATAGGGAAGAAATATCGAGAGATTAACAGTGCAATGTTTATTGAGGACGCTATTGCTACAGAGGTGGGATGCGTCTTTTTGTTTGTAAGTAGTTAGTTATTAGCAAACCATAAGCATAGAGAAATTCATACAGAAGAAGACATAGTATGACATCTAGGTCAAGAAATTGTAATGTAATCACACAAAATAGTGACAGGAAATATGGTACAAAGGGCACacacaccttgtaagaaagTCCGTTGCTTGCCTCTTCCAGCTTGGCTTCCTTGTCGTTTGAATGACCTTTTCTTCCGCAGAACATATTTTGGGGTCATTAGAGTTCTCCTTGGTTGGTACAGCTGTCcagtcaatattaaaataatttttagacgATGTTGAAAACACCAATACCTCCTAAAGAGGAACAGAAAAAAAGCAGTAtgcaatatatttaatttgggaAAGAGTGAAGATATTCTAGGCAAGCAACAAAGAGATGACAACTCCAGTATAGTTGTGTATCATATTCAACTTTTAAATATAAACGCTCCAACTATATTAACTCCAATCTTTGGTAAAGCAAACGCTTCTGCAGAAGAATGAAATATTTACCTGGAATACCCTAATTAGTGGAGATCGTTTCTGTTTTCGCTTTTTACACCAGTAACCATAAACAGCCTCAGCagtttctttattttctgaACTCAGGCAAGTAATAAGAGCAGCTTTATCATCAGAAGAACCATCTGGATTACAGAAAACCCATTTTTCAAGAGAATCAATCATTAACTCAAATCTTTCAACTGTGATACACTGATGAAGATTATTTTCTATGCAGCACTGACTATTGAATTCATTCAGCCACTCCTCATCATCAGTATCCAAGTCATAGTTTGCTGTCCTCTTATCCAATGCTCGAGCTAGTTCATCAGTTTTTACAGTAATGTAAGAATCAGGTCGAATAAATGGGAAGGTGCCACTCTCTGCATATCCTGACACTTCACATATTCCAGGAACAGGAATGGTGCTCACTGATGAGGGCTGTACATTGCGATCAACACATTCCTTATAAAGTTCCTTGAAAATCAACCAGTCTCGTCTATTAGGAAACTCCAGCTTCCAACTATTATCAACAGTCCATATTATGTCATGAGTAACACGGTTTGAACTACATGGCCTCATAACTTTTTCAGCAGTAAGGTTGTATCGTCTCACCCCTCCTTTCTTAACAGCAAGAGTCCACTGTTTTGAAACAGATTGTTCCAATGCAATAACTGCTCCCTCCTCCCTATAGCCCTTATCCGACTCTATGACCAACAGATTTGCTGAACAGCTTGTAGCATCTAGGTCCTGTGTTGAATCTAACAAGGCAGATTTTAGTTCTTTGATGTTTCGGGCAGTTGTTTTATTCAAACCCCTAAGCCCAGAATGGGATGACATGGAGGACAACTGCATGCCACTGTGTCTGAACCTCAAACTATCAGAAACCATAGCTCCATTTGCTTTCTGTAATCCAATAACAGAAGAACGTTTACCTCTCCTTGGCCTCAACCCTCTCCTTCTCTTCTGGATAGTGCGACCACTCTTTAACTGTGAATTGCGTGCAGCTAATTTTGGAACCCTAATTGTTGG is a window of Ipomoea triloba cultivar NCNSP0323 chromosome 11, ASM357664v1 DNA encoding:
- the LOC115996617 gene encoding uncharacterized protein LOC115996617, which translates into the protein MPSVGMRRTTRVFGARVLRSGRRLWTQVEGKHLRAGNGEKLIGILENGGVRGGAEVPQCKENGWHENDAFSKQQVTKMEVDSNLESRAVELELERHAGEAVNENANVGRRWGAVYRRKRKYSGEGYDSENKALYDRRFGKHFVRKQWKKKARYSPKDSPDLPGSVALSVVIHSSYSSGRSIYCLLNSLLGCLRRSMVNLEQFFAFICSKPICDVFSSHGIHFLKECTPEMRAGVCIISGVRYSVPLFTVNFSAIPCCFMYLHSSLSLRSVRPSYALWMHPMGIDVSGEMPDYTDYGLCDRSESDKSGHSGIASDKDHSRKWVLAQPTIRVPKLAARNSQLKSGRTIQKRRRGLRPRRGKRSSVIGLQKANGAMVSDSLRFRHSGMQLSSMSSHSGLRGLNKTTARNIKELKSALLDSTQDLDATSCSANLLVIESDKGYREEGAVIALEQSVSKQWTLAVKKGGVRRYNLTAEKVMRPCSSNRVTHDIIWTVDNSWKLEFPNRRDWLIFKELYKECVDRNVQPSSVSTIPVPGICEVSGYAESGTFPFIRPDSYITVKTDELARALDKRTANYDLDTDDEEWLNEFNSQCCIENNLHQCITVERFELMIDSLEKWVFCNPDGSSDDKAALITCLSSENKETAEAVYGYWCKKRKQKRSPLIRVFQLYQPRRTLMTPKYVLRKKRSFKRQGSQAGRGKQRTFLQGLAAEQDAQQQQQSAILKVKEAKAAANRQEGLAVIKRQKAQQLMENADLATYKAMMALRIAEAARIAESTENAAASSLLS